A region of Esox lucius isolate fEsoLuc1 chromosome 3, fEsoLuc1.pri, whole genome shotgun sequence DNA encodes the following proteins:
- the LOC105022495 gene encoding lipoprotein lipase yields the protein MGKDITILFIIVICIVKSTCEIYITETSAISNSTDWIGDYTDIKTKFSVRSAEEPEEDLCYLVPGIKDSVAHCGFNKSRPTFAIIHGWSVSGLFESWIHKLVTALFERVPESNVIVVDWLDRAQLHYPSSAGNTRLVGRDIARLIHWLEVDLKYDLANLHMLGYSLGAHVAGVAGNLTNNKVNRITGLDPAGPLFEYAEHANRLSPGDAKFVDVLHTNIMGSPDLSIGIQRPVGHVDIYPNGGTAQPGCSLQDTLQMMKNFGMYHFDQLLKCSHERSVHLFIDSLVNQQQQSMAYRCSSKDAFNRGLCLSCRKNRCNNLGYGINKIRTTRSNKMYLKTGATMPYKVFHYQMKFHVFNQQNLTLNEQPIKVSLFGTHGEKEDVQLVLSSVSSNTTSSFLLTTDVDLGELLRVRLRWDSDSYFSFFNPNKFLVRRMRVKAGETQSKVVFKAESYREFANLVQGGDPVTFTKSKEARNSRTHKRTHRLKIHGSSFKGLNVASAGM from the exons ATGGGAAAAGATATTACCATTTTGTTCATTATTGTGATTTGTATTGTCAAGTCTACATGTGAGATCTACATCACAGAAACTTCTGCTATCA gcaacagtactgactggatAGGTGACTACACTGACATAAAGACCAAATTCTCAGTACGCTCAGCTGAAGAGCCAGAGGAAGATCTGTGTTACTTGGTGCCTGGGATTAAGGACTCAGTGGCACACTGTGGCTTTAACAAAAGTCGACCCACTTTTGCCATCATACATGGTTGGTCA gtgtctggtctgtttgAGAGCTGGATCCACAAGCTGGTAACAGCCCTGTTTGAGCGTGTGCCCGAATCCAACGTCATAGTTGTTGACTGGCTTGACAGGGCCCAGCTTCACTACCCCAGTTCTGCTGGCAACACCAGGCTGGTTGGAAGGGACATAGCCAGGCTTATCCACTGGCTAGAG GTGGATCTGAAGTATGACCTGGCCAACCTGCACATGCTGGGTTATAGCCTGGGAGCACACGTCGCAGGCGTTGCTGGGAACCTGACCAACAACAAGGTCAACAGGATTACTG GCCTGGACCCGGCTGGCCCTCTCTTTGAGTACGCAGAGCACGCAAACCGCCTGTCCCCTGGCGATGCCAAATTCGTGGACGTCCTCCACACCAACATCATGGGGTCACCAGACCTCAGCATCGGCATCCAGAGACCCGTGGGCCACGTGGACATCTACCCCAACGGAGGAACGGCACAGCCAGGGTGCTCTCTCCAGGACACACTGCAAATGATGAAGAACTTTGGCATGTACC ACTTTGATCAGCTCTTAAAGTGCTCACATGAGCGTTCCGTGCACCTGTTCATCGACTCGCTGGTGAACCAGCAGCAGCAGAGCATGGCCTACCGCTGCAGCTCGAAAGACGCCTTCAACAGGGGCCTGTGTCTCAGCTGCCGCAAGAACCGCTGTAACAACTTGGGCTACGGCATCAACAAGATACGGACCACCCGGAGCAACAAGATGTACCTGAAGACTGGTGCCACCATGCCCTATAAAG TCTTCCACTACCAGATGAAGTTCCATGTCTTCAACCAGCAGAACCTAACTCTGAACGAGCAACCAATCAAAGTGTCTTTGTTTGGAACacatggagagaaagaagacGTCCAACTGGTTCT GTCTAGTGTGAGTTCCAACACCACATCATCTTTCCTGCTGacaacagatgttgacctgggAGAACTGCTGAGAGTCAGGTTGCGGTGGGATAGTGACTCCTACTTCTCATTCTTCAACCCAAACAAGTTCCTGGTTCGCAGGATGAGAGTCAAAGCAGGGGAGACACAGTCCAA GGTTGTTTTCAAAGCAGAGAGTTACAGGGAGTTTGCCAACCTGGTCCAAGGAGGTGATCCTGTGACCTTCACCAAATCTAAAGAGGCTCGGAACAGCAGGACACACAAGAG GACCCACAGGCTCAAGATACACGGTAGTTCATTCAAAGGCCTTAATGTCGCATCCGCCGGCATGTAG